A region of the Dreissena polymorpha isolate Duluth1 chromosome 6, UMN_Dpol_1.0, whole genome shotgun sequence genome:
ACATTTCAAACTCAGCACCATGATGTATCTACCGATATTAGCCTTCACAATATACTTTATAACAGTAGAGAAAGAGTATTGTGACTCTTTAGTTTTCTTATGGTGTATATAAATACACTGtcaaaatttcgtacaattggaTTTTGGTAATGTTctctttgttatttttactttttatttagttaattatttgttattatgaaccttaacgtatacactattttcaaatataaaagaaaataagaatacttttaataatatcaatattaaacCACAAAAGTAAAAAgcttttcttgtgatggcagagattgtatgtgagagcacggaacgacaactctgcgtgtcATGTATATAGCATGAAACGGACACCAGAATACGATGCAAGATAGTGTGTAACCTATCTTCCATAAAGCGTCCGCTtgatataatttgtcaaactgttGATTAACCTAGATCAAACTTTGGGACATAACTGCATTTTCTTTAACTGTCTTTCTTTTCCCAAAAACAATAATGGCAACGAGTATGGAAGTAGACCCAGGGAAGAGCGTCATGGCGGTGATGGGAGCGTCTGGAAGTGTGTCAGTGGCGCTACATCCCCTGGTGATAATGAACATTTCGGAACACTGGACCCGAGTTCGAGCCCAGGAGGGAAAGGCGCAGCAGGGTGAGAAGATCGGTGAAACGAATCCCAACTCCCAGCtctccgggtcgctgggagttcCAACTTTACAAATTAAATAGCGTTTTTTCTATTGGTACTTTCATCGGTAATATTAGCCAAATAAACTGTTTGTTGgcatatataaaacacatatatgCCTCATTCTCATACTTTCGTGtcttctcattggattcgtgctcaTTTTAATACGTCATTATCGCTGTCACCAAATACTGCACGTGCCCGGTTTCTATGCAAGTTGATCGAGCTTTTACAACTGTTGTGTATTTTGCCGTGGAAAATGCGATTTAAACAGGTAATGTCCCACAACACGTAAATAAAATGCTAAAATTAACGTTTAACTAAATCAAGTATGAATATAGGTCACTTACACTTAAATACAAATGAGTTTCCAAACTCTGTTTACATGTGTCAGccattttgttatgtatttgtaCCAAAGTTAACGCTCAATTGTTTTCAGAGCGCTTTTAGGGTCCCAACGGGGTATTGTAACTCACTAAAGAACAACGCATGTCGCTCaaagaaattaaatatcaattagcGCAATGTTTATAGAATCTGACAGTTCCCAAATTTACCATGTTTATTGATCCATCAAAGATTGAAATAATCATTCTGATtcttgacatttttatacattcacAAATAAACATATGATCAAAAAGTTATCTGATCGAAAAAAAGTTATCTGATCGAAAAAAGTTATTTGTCGTCTAGTTAAGCAATATTTGTTTTCAGCCGAACCCTACCAAAATACCGGATCATAAATATCGTAGGTACAGTCCAGAATCCCTCAAAAATGCATATGCTGCGGTAAAGGAGAAAGGGATGCCAGTTAAAAGGGCTGCATTGACATATAATGTGCCAATTCAAACATTAAGAGATTGTTGTAAAAGGGAAAGTAGATCCATTTAATATTGGATTGGGCTcaagttaatattttcaaaagaaGAGGAAACGGGTTGGTGGAGCATCTGGAGAGCATGTCCCAGCTCGGATATGGTTACACCAATGTACAGGTCCAGTACCTGGCCGGGGAACTGGCCGAACATTTAGGGAAACGCCCTACCAACAAGCCACTAAGTATAAATTGGTTGTATGGCTTCTAAAGAGATGGACAGGCAGGCTCTCTCCATAAAACCACGCGCCCCTGGATAGTGGCGGTGCGAAAAACTCAACGCCAGAGATCCTTGAAAGCTACTTCAAAACCTTGGGGAAAGTAATTTGGAAAAACACAATCTGACGACAAACCTCATCTCATCTACAACATAGATGAAACCGGGATTCAACCCGAACACAGGGCCCCCCTAATGTCATCGCTGCCCCTGGCAGTAAGCCGCAGGCTGTTTACCTCGCCCACGCTCAACAACCACAACATTCATCGCATGCGCTAACGCAGCCGGTAATCGTATACCACCATTTTTCGTCTTCAAAGAGAAACGAAGCAACCCTGAACTAATGAACGGCTCGTCACCTGGTTCGAAATTCACAATGTCCGAAAGTGGCTGGTCAAATGTTGAAATTTTCCAGGATTATTTGAAGGACCATTTCATCCCGAATGTATGCAGGGGTTCAATGGACCAAACGCCGATACTTGTAATTTATGACGGCCATTCCTCGCATGTTTCCAGGCAACTACTGAATGGGCCAAAGCAGAGAATATCATCCTCTTTGTTTGCCTGCCCACACATCGCACATCCTGCAGCCTCTGGACGTGTCGATTTCGGTCCATTCAAATCATATTACTACCGTGAATGTGCCAAGTTTATGCAGGAGCACATTGGTGAAACTGTTACGAAATATATGATGGCCAAAATTGCTTGCAATGTGTATCTAAAGGCCATGGTTCAAGCCACATAGTCGCAGGCTTCCGAAAAACTGGCATTTTCCCATGCTGCCCAGAGGTTGTTCCTGCAGATAAGCTTTATCCAAGCGAAGCCTTCCGAGAGACATCACCCCTGCTCAAAATTATGGCAATTAAATCCGGAAAAGAAGCAGTTGAAAAGTACCTCGTGTTGAAGgctgaaaaaaagtttacatgcgTCTTCCAGGCCTCTAAGCAACCTAAAGCCAAAAGCACAAAACCCAAGCCAGGGGGGAAGGCTATTACAGAAAGCATATGCTGAGGAGCTGCAAACATACGGTAATGAAAGCGCAACTCCCAGTACATCAACAACCTCAACGCATGCAACAACAACATCGGCGAAAAAAGGCAAAACATGCAGAAAGCGCCTATCGGAATCTCAATCCCAAAACAAGTCTACTGCCACAGCAAAAGACGCATTGTGCAGTGATTCTGAGATGGAGTTCGAGCCGGAAGAAAAAGACCTGTGCTGTGTCTGCAGGATGACATCGCCACGAAAATTGCCCGACTCGACGTTCTTAAAAATCCTCACGTGGGGTGAGTGCACCATTTGCAGCCACTGGGTGCACCTAAAATTCTGCACGAAAACGCGCGTTGTGAGGAGAAACGACCGTTTCGTTTGTCCTCATTATGATGTTTAGTTGTGCAGCTAATCGGACATGGGTCAATTGTGTTTCATACAATGTTAAAGTTTCgtttatatatgttatttttacGTGTTCAAAgaagatttaatttaaaacacaattaattagTTGATTAAAATCATTACATACCTGCTCTCGGAtggaatattatattataaaataaaacgccAATATCAAGTTATACACGTGCCAGTGTGTCGAAGAAAATAGccatttaaatatgtgatttaTAAGAAAATTCCCCACATGGTGCCCCATTTAGAACGCGGTCAAGAAAGAGCACGTATCCAATGAGAAAATTCTTCTGCATGATACAGAtcattgaccttcaccttaacaaagtaaatatttagcaaatatgtaaacaaatacggtTTTCTTTGTGTTTTCGTTTAAATATAGTATTTTAATGACgaaataaaagttaaacaatgCTATAAATACCAGCCAGTGTATGCGCATGCGCGGTAAAAATAGTTAAGAGACACGAAAGGACGAGAAGATAGCATAGATCATAAATATATCGTAAAagtacctcttctcgaacctcacctcttttcgaacccttcatttatttacatgttaCGCGCAATTGCGCATGCGCCCTACGTCACCGTTTTTTGTGTACAAATGATTTGCTCACGACGACACGCACGTAATTGTCAATCGACGCAAATGCGTGAAAAAACAGGTTGAATAAGTAGATAAATCAAAAACCAGGTAAAAATCATTGTATTTCTTAAcactttttttacatatattatgATTTTCATTCAAAACCTATAAAAACATGATTCTATTTTCGTTCTCAACTTTGCTCGAGAATTAAACACATTTCGGCTGCTTCAATAAGTCACATGACCATGGTCATATCATgtgacaaatatatttttaatgttgaacactgaagggttcgaaagcaggtactcATTGTTTGGGTGGCATAGAAAGTTTAACATGATTTGGTAGTGCTGGTAACTATCGAAAATctgttatcaaaagaggatttacatGCCAATTAAAGTTTCCAGCTATGTAGAAAgaagttatttatcaaataagtactaattaatatgtttcactattttcaacATTATATTTGAGTAAAATTGacgtgtcaaaaattaagaggttcgaaagatggttcaTCCATGATAACCCTtatctttaaatgaaaacaacttACANNNNNNNNNNNNNNNNNNNNNNNNNNNNNNNNNNNNNNNNNNNNNNNNNNNNNNNNNNNNNNNNNNNNNNNNNNNNNNNNNNNNNNNNNNNNNNNNNNNNCAGCACCTGTAGTGAGGTCCCGGACTTTTCCCATCTCTCTACACAAATTACCTCAGTAGACAGTTAAGACGAATGTTGAACAAATACCATTTCAAGCAATTTAGTTTactgaaaaataaatgttaaagttgATGTTTACATAGTTATATGGTTGTTATCATGGCGGATACGGAGAGAACCCTACTCTTCCAGTCACCAAACTCACCAGCTATGAGGCTTATGGGACTTAAATTTGGAATATCTTCAAAATATTTCGCACTatgacttgttttgtttttatttagatcaCAACCAAATATGGAGGCCAAGATAGTCGCTTGTGGTGTGTTTTGACATGCGTTGTGAAAACAGTCGGGCGACCTTGTGCCGCCAAACTTACAGGTACATACTtcaatgagcctcgctctgtgaaaccggggcttaatgcatgtgcgtaaagtgtcgtacacagtccgcacatgcttatcagggacgacagtaCGCACAGTCTGATCGGGAAGGTTTCCGCCTAGACCTGATTTTAGCTTAAAGACACTTATTTAACGAAGCtatccataaaagcgtaaagtgccGTACACAGTCCgaataggcttatcagggacgacagtaCGCACAGTCTGATCCAGGACGCTTTCCGCCTAGACCTGATTTTAGgtaaagagacttcttttaacgAAGCATTCCATAATAGCGCAAAGTGTCGTACACAGTCAGAATAGGTTCATCGGGGACatcacttaacgcacatatattTAACCCAGTTCTCCCTGAACGGACTCGAATTAAGTTATCAGCTTGggatataatataaacataaagaTGTGAATGGTCACGTGTGTTCTCTATTTTTAGTTGTACGCCATAAAGTATCGAGTTTTGCCAAGTCAATCTGCTGTTAGCTATGCTAGGCCGACCGTCGTTGTAtacaatcgatattggccaatgagagcgcacgctttgaatgagcgacagcactcgtaggcctgCACTAACTTCAGTAAAATTATGCAAGAACGAATGAGTGGGACCATTTGTGTAATGGTAGAATGCTGGCTAAGAGATCGAGAGGATCTGGTTCGAATTCCAATAGGGGAATCGATCGAGTTgggattatgcgtatctatgtGTAAGAAAAGTGTtcatcaatgaaataaatctcgCTATCCATCACTGTTTAGATTTTTTTCCTTAAAGAGTCATAACGGACCAAAATAACGTCATAAATAGCGTACAGAGTGCCTCATCTCCCTACCCCCCCCTCCCCTTAACTGATTACGGCCCGAGGCGTCTAAAAATATTGTGGAAAGAACTGCAAGTAAGTTGTGAAATAAAATACCCGTTAACAATTTGATGCGGGTGCCAATGTTATTTCAGTGCATGTAAATGTCATTGTTTATAGTTATACTGTAACTGATTTACACCCTTTTACAGCCGCGTAATAATAACAATTTACTACACATGTATGCaatgtaaaacccgtgtttaaAGAAacagcgcgaaattattgctgtcgtctgcaatgtcaAGTGCCACTAGTTGGGCTAAAaaccagggcaactagctttttcaaagcttgaaacaactcaatccaatgaAACATAGAATACATATAAGGGCGACTGTAGATCAATTTTGATTCAATTCCGgttcacaacaagacatgatgcattaaaagtctgtcatgtcggcaaattGATGCTCAatcattaaaagaaaataaattaattatatgataCACATTACAAAACaggtacatgattctaggcttgttaacctttagcaaggcaaccacaattctcAAGATGGTTGTCAGTGCAGAAAACAATTGCTAAAAAAcatagacatattgttgttattttgtctaagttatctctataacatcaATAGGAGGATAAAAAGTGCACATACATTTccacctgtgctttaagacaaactctttttaaatttgaatgggatgtgttgatttcaaacttgcgatacaaaaagctatagaataattttgaaatatgagttgcgtctaagattatgcaatagcgtacaaattcagtgccttcagcgctttgattattagtGTTATAGATCGCAAATCAATAGTCAGTCAATTCAATAACGAGGCACTGATATTATATTTCCCGCGTCATGTGAAACTAGGTCTTATGTCGCATTCATTCTCGAAATAAGGTTAGAAACTACGCTCTCCTCTTTGAAATCACGCGAACTATCGTGATCTCATTAGCCGACAGGTTAACTCTAGACCAGACTTtgtgcatatggcataagatcaAGTTTTGCATGACATGActcatataatattaaaattcacTATTGTTGATGCTGtgtgtaatattttattgttattgtaaaacaATCATATCAGTTATTCCCCTCATTGTCGTATAGCATTTAAATGTTCACGCATATACAATTAAAGGGTCAATACTTCAATTTTAGAGTACAGCATCGATGTTAAGGGAAGTTCGTGTCAAGGAGGTGACTGCAGGTGCACGGGGGCTATAAATGCCTCTGTTAAACCAGTAAAACATCATGAAGGTATGACAAACGATTTTctgttataaataattttatcttAAGAAcgcttttattatcatatatggCGAAcctaaacatttgtaaaaaaaacatttgcaaaatcgactctatattatttaaatttaggATTTAGAATCATTTAGGATGAACATGGTAGACTTTATATTGTGTACTGTAAACTTGTATTTGTGCAATGCTCACTTGATGAAATTTGTCAAGACCATAAATTACTCACATCTTGTAAATGACTATTGGatcttgtttaaaaatcaattaaacatGAAAAGCAGCAAAAATAAGATATTGTTATATCTAccttttatattttaagtattatatatgtttttaacgattatacatatattaactCAATTTATTATCGTTAAAaacacaggcactcggcattagctactaccccCATGACAAAAAAGTTCGTcgaattttgtttgtttttacttatatatataacaaggtatgagACTTAGACCCTTGAACTGCTGATTTCGGCATACCAGCCAATTTCCGAATCTCACTACTCCATCAATGTTCAACCGATTTGCACAATTTTGGTATCAAACAACGTAGAAGACTTCATACTAAATGAATAAATCGATGCATGTTCGCATAAGTCTACCGTAAAGCAGTCATCAAAAAACAAACTTGCAACAACATTTCCAAGAATCGATCTGATTACCTCGAAAATACATTACACATGTACACAATTCGGTTGTACAGTCATTCGCATTGTAATCTCACATCGCATACAATCaaatacaatgaaaacaaaacaaaattaacacgtACTAACATATTAATCCATTTAACTCCAATCTGTTGTGAGAATCAGCTTTTCAGCTATTCAACCGATGCCTTTCACAAATGCTACGCCAGTGTCGAGTTCAAAATAGTTTTTAACAAAGCTGTGCTTTCATTGGTCAATAACGGAGGTGTGACTATTCTTGCATAATAGATAACGATATTGAAAGGCATCGGTTGAATAGTTGGAAAGCTGATTTTCGCCACATATTGGAgatagagatatatatatatgttagtaagtaatacatttgtttaattttgattgtatttgtttGCATGAAATGTATAAGTACAATGCGAATGACTGTCAAACCGAAGTGTGTACGTTTGTAATGTAGTTTCGTGGTAATCAGATCGATTCTTGCAAATGTTGTTGCAAGTTAGTTTTTTGATGACCGCTTTACGGTAAACTTATGCGGACATGCATCGATTTATTCATTTAGTATGAAGTCTTCAGCGGTGTTTGATACCAGAATTGTGCAAATCGGTTGAAAAGTGATGGAGTAGTGAGCTTCGGAAATTGGCTGGTATGCCTAAATCAGCAATTCAAGGGTCTAAGTTACatacctttatatatatatatatatatatatatatatatatatatatatatatatatatatatatatatatatatatatatatatatatatatttatatataagtaaataaaaaaaaatcgacgaacttttgtcatgttatttattattactaaTGGACAATTTTGAGAGTTTGGGAAGGGGGTAGCAGCGGGGGTGGGGGTAGTAGCTTATGCCGAGTGCCTATGGTTAAAAAGGCATCCTTGAATATACCTTGCTATGTATACGAGAACAGTTAAGGGGATATGTGTACACTCACTCATTTTTAATTATTGCAGGTACTGATTGCTTGATCAGTAAAAGCCATAAAGGTATGTTTTTGAGTGATAATGTTTCTCTGTGTAACATGTGTTTCTTAcgttgttttgatttaaaatctttgaacataattttgtgtttgtcattttTATATAAAGGGCAAAATTTCACtcacagaaaaaaacatttgtaCTGTAAgcataatataacgataacaaataataatcaataatgtcatcataataattataaataaaataacggtAATAATAAGTTGTAAAATATGTTGTTCTGGATAAAATATAACTTAGTAGGTCATGCTGTTATTCTGTCATTACCATTGTTACATTTATGTTATTAGGTTATCGCAATTGTGCCGCTAATCCAAACTTTGGTTGCATCGGCCAGTGTATGGAATGCAACGGCAAATGTATGAACTACAGCAGTATGGTTGAACAGTATCTGGGCAAAGATTCTCCTTGCACAGAAGAGATGGATCCAATTGGGTGTAAGCCTCGCTGTTTGATTGCTGTTGTGCAGTGTAAAGAGTTTCGTCGCTTTCGTTTCTTTAAAAACGGATctgctaaaaaaatatttctactaAAGCTgagtaattattattttaattataacagCCAGTATTAAAGTTGATTAGTTTACATTTAAACTAGCACCAGGGTACCTTAAAATACAGCCTTAAGCCTCTTCCGGCGTTCCAGGGGCGATAtttttgagtcgcgttctgagaaaacaggatttaatgcatgtgcttaaagtgtcgcaaaacattagcttgtgcaatcagggacatcactttccaccCAAACTGGATTTTGGCTTAGAAGCACTACTTTTAAACGAAATAATCCGTAAAATCGGAAAGCGTCGtccgacacaggctaatctgggacgacactttacgcacacttcacgcacactttaagcacattcgtCAGGCACAGTTTTCCCACAACGAGGCTCATTTTACAACTGGAATGCATTGTGTTCCTTTCCTTCAGGTTGCACTGTGCTGCATATGCGTCAGGATGATTACTGTCTCAACGGCGGGAAATTATTGTGCGAAGATGATAAGAAAGAACCAATCTGCACGTGTCCGGTGGGATGGACCGGATCCCGTTGTGAGAGTCGAATGATTGAGAATGTAAGTTACTATAAGAAAACCAGTCTGATTCTAGTGATGCTTGTGACAATTAATgagcatcgctctgggaaaacggatcTTAATGAATATGTGTAAAATATCGTCACAAATaggcatgtgcagttcgcacaggctgatgagggacgacactttccgcgttgaCTGAATGTCGTTTAGAAAAACCCTACTTTAAATGacaatatgtcataaaagcggacagtttcgtcactgattagcttgtgcggactgcacaggctaatatcggacataactttatgcacatgcagtaagcctggTTTTTCCAGAGCGAAGCTAATTTTAATCGAGTGTTCGAAAGCTTAGAACAACGAGTGTAATAAGTGTCACTAGGATTGTTTCAAAGATCTTGTTTCAATACAAAAATGAACTTCTATGCTTCTCATTTTCTGGGTATTGCCCTTCGTTCATGCCCGACAGTAACTTTTGATACGTTGATATTAGTGTATGATAGACTATTTAATACCATTTTTTatagtgttatatttttatggagACTGTTGTTATGTCAATCTATTTTTTTTCCGAATTTCGTgtctattataaaatatattgataatttGGCATTTAAAGGTCAACTGTACCACATTTTATAAAGAAGACAAGCCAAATCCAAAATGACATTTACTACCAAACAAAATCGAAACGTTTGTGTACGTTGCGCGGAAATGCGGGTTTCTTTAAATTTATGGTTAATCTTTCTTAAGAACACACACGTTTACTTGGTATCATTGTACTCTAAGATCAACTTTGCTAcggaaatgaaaatatgtaaaaaaacataCCTCGTCTTTCGCTCCACTCCTTTTAAGCATAAATCAAGTGttttaaagctttttttcaaaCAACTTGTGCGTGATCCGTGCATATAAATCAGTGTGTGTATCTTTAATCTGTTTCAAATGTAACATATATGTTTTACCTTTAAAGCGTTTTAGTGCGACTATGAGAAACGGATACAGAAACAGacaaatcttatttgttttgGCAGATACTTAAAACTAGTAACCATCCATTGTTCAGAAGAGTAATATCCATCCATCGATGAGGAAACTCGTGAACTTCGCCATGGGCTGCCTTTTTTATCCCAAACATTTAGTATCCTTTATGTATGGATTGATCATCGGATTGCGAAAATGGTTATTTTGTCTtttgcggccagcgtagctccagatcaaCCTTCGTAtccgtccacttatgagaccacacCACCTCGCGTGACTTGAaagcggccagcgtagctcccaGATCAACCTGCGTAATGCGTAtccgtccacttatgagaccacaaaaccttgcgtgacgTCATAGCGcacagagtagctcctgaacagactgtgcaaTTGCGCGGGCTGGTCTGGATCTTCGCTGTCTCAATACGACAAAACACCCATTTAcgcatgacgcgggtcaaatCAATTAATGCTTCGTGATTAGGATGCGATTTTCAAGTGCGATGATTTGAAGCTTTTGTAGAATAATTTTATCAATGTGTATACAAATATGTGGTTCAAAGCGCCTATGCTCATCGAAACCTCCAAGGTTACTACTTAAGTATATAATCCGCTGTTTTAGGTGACCTGTATATGCTTCAAGACCGACATCACGTGGAACTCTTTCTGTGGGAAAAATGATATGTACAGGTGTACCGACGACGATAGGCCGGAAAACTGGACAGAGTGCCGACAAAaccgatgtgtttgtgaaaagtCTGAAGGTAATTTCTCGTTTGGAAACCGCTTTGCTAAAATATTCTCGCATATGTGTGTAACGTTCTACATACGTAATTGATTGTATCAAGGTAGAGGGCTCAACACAAAACCGTCTGTATTTTCTAAAGatgtgtatgttttataattatgtaggATTTAAGGTCTACGTTGTATTTAATATCTTTTCAGTACATCATTCTACGAAGTCCTTACCGGAATGTTCCTTGAAGGAGATTTCTGTTCCACTCCCAGTGATAAGGTTTTCAAATGGTAAACTGTTAATTCTTATAGTTTAATCTCTTTAAATATTGAATTGACTATAATTGAACTGTATTTCCATACCTTACACAAAAGGTTTATCACTATGcagcattttaaaatcattaaatgtgATACAAATCATAACGTTAGTTGTATTAAAGGAATATTATATCTTATCAACGTATTCATAAGTTAAAGAAATTGCAG
Encoded here:
- the LOC127835412 gene encoding neurogenic locus notch homolog protein 1-like translates to MECNGKCMNYSSMVEQYLGKDSPCTEEMDPIGCCTVLHMRQDDYCLNGGKLLCEDDKKEPICTCPVGWTGSRCESRMIENVTCICFKTDITWNSFCGKNDMYRCTDDDRPENWTECRQNRCVCEKSEVHHSTKSLPECSLKEISVPLPVIRFSNGAALVSRSTAITFTFPLTLIYTNIQ